Sequence from the Armatimonadota bacterium genome:
ACGTCTCCCGAGGCGGGGGCCAGCGCTTTCACCTGGTCGGCGTCGACATCGGTCCCTTCATCGGGCTGGGGTCGCAGGAGGACGGCCGGGCGCTGCTGCGCGAGCTCGGTGTCACCTTCCCTGCGGGCACGGTCTCCGACGCGCAGGCGGTGCGCCGCTACCAGATCGTCGGCATGCCCACGACGGTCTTCATCGCGCGGGGCGGGGGGATCTGGCGTCGGCACACCGGCCTGCTGACGGCCGGGCAGATGGAGGAGCTGCTCGCCGGCCTGCTGGAGGTCTCACGGGCCCCCTGAGGCAGGAGGCGCGTCCCGTGGGCCCGCGGCGCGGGAGTGCGGCCTCCCTCCTGGGCGCACTGGTGGCGGTTACCGCCGTTCTGCTGGTGCTGCTGGCCCTCCGAAACACTGCCGAAACCAGGGTGGCGGAC
This genomic interval carries:
- a CDS encoding TlpA disulfide reductase family protein, producing the protein MVLLLGWWGSGGFGARRPRQLPLTAPATTLPSAPDLELSLYPGHRVVGSERVRLSALWADRPVIVNFLAGLCPPCRAELPAFQRLYVSRGGGQRFHLVGVDIGPFIGLGSQEDGRALLRELGVTFPAGTVSDAQAVRRYQIVGMPTTVFIARGGGIWRRHTGLLTAGQMEELLAGLLEVSRAP